One window of the Devosia sp. 2618 genome contains the following:
- a CDS encoding GAF domain-containing protein, with product MTAHAAAFRTFEEKLARFRDPAETGAALHELAATILPAHLFTLTAINMAAGHVRRVYSSHPDVYPLLGTKLIVIDDWFRAMQTERRITAINTAAGMEGNFPDLALIRTLGCNASISVPIMAGNDLLGTINILDAEGSYPDAAIEQAANLIVPAVAVFLILRNHFEL from the coding sequence ATGACCGCCCACGCCGCTGCCTTCCGCACCTTTGAAGAAAAACTCGCCCGCTTTCGTGACCCCGCCGAAACTGGCGCGGCGTTGCACGAACTGGCCGCGACCATCTTGCCGGCGCACCTCTTCACGTTGACCGCGATCAATATGGCCGCCGGTCACGTGCGCCGAGTTTATTCCAGCCACCCCGATGTTTACCCGCTGCTCGGCACCAAGCTGATCGTCATTGATGACTGGTTCCGCGCCATGCAGACCGAGCGTCGGATCACGGCGATCAACACGGCGGCCGGCATGGAAGGCAATTTCCCCGATCTCGCACTGATCCGCACGCTGGGCTGCAACGCCTCGATCAGCGTGCCGATCATGGCCGGCAATGACCTGCTCGGCACCATCAATATTCTCGATGCAGAAGGCAGCTATCCGGACGCCGCCATCGAGCAGGCCGCGAACCTCATCGTGCCGGCCGTCGCCGTTTTTCTTATCCTGCGCAATCACTTCGAGCTCTAA
- a CDS encoding ABC transporter permease — MPIYILQRLGMMLLTLWAIVTLTFFLMHAVPGGPFVSEKMFAPEIQAALNAKYGLDQPVWQQYLSYLRGVVTFDLGPSFKYPGVSVNTMIADGLPVTLRTGLLAVIAVVALGVPLGIIAALNRNKWPDTTVMLIATIGVAIPSYVIATVTLYIFALRLGWVPTFGLNDWRGYILPVFALSGFWVSFVARLTRSSLLETFEQDYMTTARAKGLRPSQVLFKHGLRNSLVPVVTVLGPVVANLITGSFVIEQIFALPGIGRQFVLSITNRDYTAIMGITIFYAAALMVMILIVDLLYAVLDPRIKLTSAAA; from the coding sequence ATGCCCATCTATATCCTTCAGCGCCTCGGCATGATGCTGTTGACCCTCTGGGCCATCGTCACGCTGACCTTCTTTCTGATGCATGCGGTCCCCGGCGGCCCCTTCGTGTCCGAGAAAATGTTCGCGCCCGAAATTCAGGCAGCGCTCAATGCCAAATACGGGCTCGATCAGCCAGTGTGGCAGCAATATCTCAGCTATCTCCGTGGGGTCGTGACCTTCGATCTCGGGCCTTCGTTCAAGTATCCGGGCGTTTCGGTGAACACCATGATCGCCGATGGCCTGCCGGTCACCCTGCGCACAGGTCTGCTCGCGGTCATCGCCGTGGTCGCACTCGGCGTGCCCTTGGGCATCATCGCCGCGCTTAATCGCAACAAGTGGCCCGACACCACTGTGATGCTGATCGCTACCATTGGCGTCGCCATCCCCAGCTATGTCATCGCCACTGTCACGCTCTACATTTTCGCGCTGCGCCTGGGTTGGGTGCCCACTTTTGGCCTCAACGACTGGCGCGGCTATATCCTGCCGGTCTTTGCGCTCTCGGGTTTCTGGGTCAGCTTCGTGGCGCGCCTGACGCGCTCATCGCTGCTCGAAACCTTCGAACAGGACTATATGACCACCGCCCGCGCCAAGGGCCTGCGCCCCAGCCAGGTGTTGTTCAAGCATGGCCTGCGCAATTCTCTGGTGCCGGTCGTGACCGTGCTCGGTCCGGTCGTCGCCAATCTCATCACCGGCAGCTTCGTCATCGAGCAGATCTTCGCGCTGCCCGGCATCGGCCGCCAGTTCGTGCTGTCGATTACCAATCGCGACTATACCGCCATCATGGGGATCACCATTTTCTATGCCGCCGCCCTCATGGTGATGATCCTCATCGTCGACCTGCTTTACGCCGTGCTCGATCCCCGCATCAAACTCACGAGCGCAGCAGCATGA